In Desulfomonile tiedjei DSM 6799, a genomic segment contains:
- a CDS encoding IS630 family transposase, with amino-acid sequence MARKSIPLSMSRNQRKLLETWVRAKTIPQRVFFRARICLLAADGLSNTAIAQELNTCRPTVLLWKRRFEKHGPDGLTKDAPRGPSPKKIAREKVRAIMEATLYTDPPNGNRWTTRTLAEAQGVSNATVARIWKAHGYKPHRRKTGNASRSNELKVRSGVMSLLRGVPRGRTSTQSVSPEFAGKKRTN; translated from the coding sequence ATGGCGAGGAAATCAATACCACTGAGCATGAGCAGAAATCAACGCAAGCTTCTGGAAACGTGGGTACGCGCCAAGACCATACCCCAACGGGTTTTCTTTCGAGCACGCATCTGCCTCCTGGCTGCAGACGGTTTATCCAATACGGCAATTGCGCAGGAGCTTAATACGTGTCGTCCGACTGTCTTGCTCTGGAAAAGACGTTTCGAAAAGCACGGCCCCGACGGGCTGACCAAAGATGCTCCTCGGGGACCGAGCCCAAAGAAGATCGCGCGCGAAAAGGTCCGAGCCATCATGGAAGCGACACTGTACACAGATCCTCCCAACGGCAATCGTTGGACGACCCGAACACTCGCAGAGGCCCAAGGTGTCAGCAACGCTACAGTCGCTCGCATCTGGAAGGCTCATGGTTACAAGCCGCATCGGAGAAAAACAGGAAATGCTTCTCGGAGTAACGAGTTGAAAGTGCGCTCGGGAGTGATGTCGCTCTTGCGTGGTGTTCCTCGAGGACGCACATCAACGCAATCAGTGAGTCCTGAGTTCGCCGGCAAAAAACGTACAAACTGA
- a CDS encoding sulfite exporter TauE/SafE family protein, translating into MHDQAVEAVKFIDLTWMNVSFLFIVGFIGGLVSGFIGSGGAFVLTPGMMSLGVPAAVAVASNMCHKFPKALVGAYKRYKYGQVDLKLGLVMAASASVGVQIGIKIQEYILSRWGEAGSNLYVSLSFVLVLVVVGGYVFYDAWKISKSGAEDQISALARKLQKINLPPMIHFKTADLTISLWFTIPVGLLTGLLAATIAVGGFVGVPGMIYVVGATGLISSATELVIAFIMGLGGSVKWAIHGMVDIRLTLIILAGSLLGVQLGAIGTTLVKEHMIKVVMGTIMLIVALSRALAMPRYLTQLGFMSTDASMLSLLDTVSFITMCLALAVGAVIILGSMFKAKRAEYAAAIGAETYEHV; encoded by the coding sequence ATGCATGACCAGGCTGTAGAGGCCGTCAAATTCATAGATTTGACGTGGATGAACGTCAGTTTCCTCTTTATAGTAGGGTTTATTGGAGGCCTCGTAAGCGGATTCATTGGATCGGGTGGAGCTTTCGTACTGACTCCCGGGATGATGAGCCTGGGGGTTCCCGCTGCTGTCGCTGTGGCCAGCAACATGTGTCATAAATTCCCCAAAGCTTTGGTAGGCGCATACAAACGCTACAAGTACGGGCAGGTCGATCTCAAACTTGGACTTGTTATGGCTGCTTCAGCCTCAGTAGGTGTGCAGATAGGCATAAAAATTCAAGAATACATCCTGAGCAGGTGGGGAGAAGCCGGTTCCAACCTTTACGTCAGCCTATCGTTCGTGCTGGTCCTGGTGGTTGTTGGTGGTTACGTTTTCTATGACGCATGGAAGATAAGTAAATCCGGAGCTGAAGATCAGATCTCCGCTTTAGCCCGGAAACTTCAGAAGATCAATCTTCCACCGATGATTCATTTCAAAACCGCAGATTTGACCATTTCGCTGTGGTTCACAATTCCCGTCGGACTCCTTACAGGTTTGTTAGCTGCTACAATCGCTGTGGGAGGTTTTGTGGGTGTGCCCGGTATGATATATGTAGTGGGAGCAACCGGTCTAATTTCTTCGGCAACCGAACTTGTCATCGCTTTCATCATGGGTTTAGGTGGATCGGTAAAGTGGGCTATTCATGGAATGGTGGACATCAGACTCACTTTGATCATTCTCGCAGGCTCCTTGCTTGGAGTACAATTGGGAGCTATCGGAACGACCCTCGTTAAGGAACACATGATCAAAGTGGTCATGGGCACTATTATGCTCATAGTCGCTCTGAGTAGAGCGTTGGCAATGCCACGCTACTTGACACAATTAGGCTTCATGTCAACCGATGCATCCATGCTCTCGCTACTCGATACAGTGAGCTTCATCACCATGTGTCTGGCGCTTGCCGTGGGCGCGGTTATCATACTGGGCAGCATGTTCAAAGCAAAGCGGGCCGAATATGCTGCTGCGATAGGAGCCGAGACTTACGAGCATGTATAA